One stretch of Mangifera indica cultivar Alphonso chromosome 9, CATAS_Mindica_2.1, whole genome shotgun sequence DNA includes these proteins:
- the LOC123225198 gene encoding dof zinc finger protein DOF2.1-like isoform X1 yields MDASNGQHQVGNEMASHSLENMLACSKAQQERKPRPQPELALKCPRCDSTNTKFCYYNNYSLTQPRYFCKSCRRYWTKGGTLRNVPVGGGCRKNKRSSSSSSSKRSQEQSITSPITNPLTNLSYDSNDLTLAFARLQKQASGQLGFDEPDFSILGNPTNTHCTDTILGNPNINNSCASSPAFLDALRSGFLETQNNYQNLYYGFGNGQSMGDVDNNNVGGVGFSGEMLLPYPEMASTNATTTAVTVTTMKQEPCYNRESENSRVLWGFPWQQLNADHHHGNMGGEIDLAKESWNGLNSTWHGLVNSPLM; encoded by the exons ATGGATGCCTCAAATGGACAACACCAAGTAGGAAAT GAAATGGCCTCTCATTCACTGGAGAACATGTTGGCTTGTTCAAAAGCACAACAAGAAAGGAAGCCAAGGCCTCAACCGGAGCTAGCTCTAAAATGTCCAAGGTGTGATTCAACCAACACAAAATTTTGCTACTACAACAACTACAGCCTCACTCAACCCAGATACTTCTGCAAATCTTGCAGAAGGTACTGGACCAAAGGCGGCACTCTGAGGAATGTTCCAGTGGGTGGAGGCTGCAGGAAGAACAaaagatcatcatcatcatcatcatcaaagaGATCCCAAGAACAATCTATCACTTCTCCCATCACCAACCCTCTCACCAATCTCAGTTATGACTCAAACGACCTCACTCTTGCATTTGCTCGCCTCCAAAAACAAGCCAGTGGGCAATTAGGGTTTGATGAGcctgatttttctattttgggcAATCCCACAAACACCCATTGCACTGATACCATTCTTGGAAACCCTAATATTAACAACTCTTGTGCTTCATCTCCAGCCTTCCTTGATGCTCTCAGGAGTGGATTTCTCGAAACCCAGAACAATTATCAGAATCTGTATTACGGGTTTGGGAATGGGCAAAGTATGGGAGATGTAGATAACAATAATGTTGGTGGTGTTGGCTTCAGTGGGGAAATGTTGCTGCCATATCCAGAAATGGCAAGTACTAATGCAACAACAACAGCTGTGACAGTCACAACAATGAAACAAGAGCCTTGCTATAACAGAGAAAGTGAAAATTCTAGGGTTCTGTGGGGATTTCCATGGCAGCAGCTTAATGCAGATCATCATCATGGGAACATGGGTGGTGAAATTGATTTAGCAAAAGAAAGCTGGAATGGACTCAATTCAACTTGGCATGGACTGGTTAATAGCCCTTTAATGTGA
- the LOC123225198 gene encoding dof zinc finger protein DOF2.1-like isoform X2, which produces MDASNGQHQEMASHSLENMLACSKAQQERKPRPQPELALKCPRCDSTNTKFCYYNNYSLTQPRYFCKSCRRYWTKGGTLRNVPVGGGCRKNKRSSSSSSSKRSQEQSITSPITNPLTNLSYDSNDLTLAFARLQKQASGQLGFDEPDFSILGNPTNTHCTDTILGNPNINNSCASSPAFLDALRSGFLETQNNYQNLYYGFGNGQSMGDVDNNNVGGVGFSGEMLLPYPEMASTNATTTAVTVTTMKQEPCYNRESENSRVLWGFPWQQLNADHHHGNMGGEIDLAKESWNGLNSTWHGLVNSPLM; this is translated from the exons ATGGATGCCTCAAATGGACAACACCAA GAAATGGCCTCTCATTCACTGGAGAACATGTTGGCTTGTTCAAAAGCACAACAAGAAAGGAAGCCAAGGCCTCAACCGGAGCTAGCTCTAAAATGTCCAAGGTGTGATTCAACCAACACAAAATTTTGCTACTACAACAACTACAGCCTCACTCAACCCAGATACTTCTGCAAATCTTGCAGAAGGTACTGGACCAAAGGCGGCACTCTGAGGAATGTTCCAGTGGGTGGAGGCTGCAGGAAGAACAaaagatcatcatcatcatcatcatcaaagaGATCCCAAGAACAATCTATCACTTCTCCCATCACCAACCCTCTCACCAATCTCAGTTATGACTCAAACGACCTCACTCTTGCATTTGCTCGCCTCCAAAAACAAGCCAGTGGGCAATTAGGGTTTGATGAGcctgatttttctattttgggcAATCCCACAAACACCCATTGCACTGATACCATTCTTGGAAACCCTAATATTAACAACTCTTGTGCTTCATCTCCAGCCTTCCTTGATGCTCTCAGGAGTGGATTTCTCGAAACCCAGAACAATTATCAGAATCTGTATTACGGGTTTGGGAATGGGCAAAGTATGGGAGATGTAGATAACAATAATGTTGGTGGTGTTGGCTTCAGTGGGGAAATGTTGCTGCCATATCCAGAAATGGCAAGTACTAATGCAACAACAACAGCTGTGACAGTCACAACAATGAAACAAGAGCCTTGCTATAACAGAGAAAGTGAAAATTCTAGGGTTCTGTGGGGATTTCCATGGCAGCAGCTTAATGCAGATCATCATCATGGGAACATGGGTGGTGAAATTGATTTAGCAAAAGAAAGCTGGAATGGACTCAATTCAACTTGGCATGGACTGGTTAATAGCCCTTTAATGTGA
- the LOC123225307 gene encoding 40S ribosomal protein S23 encodes MGKTRGMGAGRKLKTHRRNQRWADKAYKKSNLGNEWKKPFAGSSHAKGIVLEKIGIEAKQPNSAIRKCARVQLIKNGKKIAAFVPNDGCLNYIEENDEVLIAGFGRKGHAVGDIPGVRFKVVKVSGVSLLALFKEKKEKPRS; translated from the exons ATGGG GAAGACACGCGGAATGGGAGCTGGTCGCAAGTTGAAGACCCACCGGAGAAACCAAAGGTGGGCTGATAAGGCATATAAAAAGTCCAACCTCGGCAATGAGTGGAAGAAGCCATTTGCTGGCTCCTCTCACGCCAAAGGCATTGTTCTTGAGAAAAT TGGTATTgaagcaaaacaaccaaattctgcTATTAGAAAATGTGCAAGAGTCCAGCTAATTAAGAATGGAAAGAAGATTGCAGCTTTTGTTCCAAATGATGGTTGTTTGAACTACAttgaagaaaat GACGAAGTGCTAATTGCGGGATTCGGTCGTAAGGGGCATGCTGTTGGAGATATTCCTGGGGTCAGATTTAAGGTTGTAAAAGTTTCAGGTGTGTCTCTTCTAGCCCTCTTCAAAGAGAAGAAGGAGAAACCAAGGTCATGA
- the LOC123225180 gene encoding interactor of constitutive active ROPs 3-like isoform X2 yields the protein MQTPKTRSGSSGVPLKVSSQAAQKLNTSALESKSASSSNQTCRTAKERSPKVVERRTPRSPVTERKRPSRISELESQISQLQEDLKKAKDQLSSSESCKNQAQQDAEDSKRQLLAVSSKLDEFQKQLLELSASEGARLSELQKISQEQDQSWQSELEGVQKQHLIDSDALTSVLNEIQHLKAQLEMVAESEDAQTKHSESAHVELQSLKGNLIETLSLVENMKNQLRDGKESEIQAEQLASETLVQLGTAKSTVEALRSDGMKAIEAYNSIASELDQSRARVNLLEGLVSKLEADQNNAGRNPSQNFVGVHDPKQEIEENRKTLESKHLEDEIHTLKSEVERLWCALEISESNFLEEQIQSTVQIKSAYELVEQIKSGIGLRMAELEAGLNKTKSDIEELKANQIDKETELQGISEENEDLRMKLKKTISGQGESELDNDFTKLKKAVLDLKANLMDKETQLQNFSEENEMLKLEISKWETDMHKVNTEVDSEVAAARAAEEEALTKLGLAMEEADKSNRRTARVTEELEAAQAANSEAEAELRRLKVQSDQWRKAAEAAAALLSGANNGTFGSFDSNYNHVTGKISPPLSEYIDDDLLKKKNGNMLKKIGVLWKKPQK from the exons ATGCAGACTCCCAAAACAAG AAGTggctcttcaggagtcccacTGAAGGTCTCTTCTCAAGCTGCTCAGAAACTGAATACAAGTGCATTAGAGTCTAAGTCTGCATCttcatcaaatcaaacttgTAGGACGGCAAAAGAGAGAAGCCCGAAGGTTGTTGAACGCAGGACACCTAGAAGCCCAGTGACTGAG AGGAAGCGACCAAGCAGAATATCTGAATTGGAATCTCAGATTTCTCAACTTCAGGAGGATTTGAAGAAGGCAAAGGATCAGTTGAGTTCATCCGAGTCTTGCAAGAATCAAGCACAGCAAGATGCAGAGGATTCCAAGAGGCAATTGTTGGCTGTGTCTTCAAAGCTAGATGAATTCCAGAAGCAGCTTCTAGAGCTATCTGCATCTGAGGGAGCTCGCCTTAGTGAGCTTCAGAAGATATCACAAGAGCAGGATCAATCATGGCAGTCTGAGCTTGAGGGTGTGCAGAAGCAGCACTTGATCGACTCAGATGCCTTGACATCTGTCTTGAATGAGATTCAACATCTTAAGGCTCAGCTTGAAATGGTAGCTGAATCTGAGGATGCACAGACCAAACACTCAGAATCTGCACATGTGGAGCTTCAAAGCTTGAAAGGAAATCTGATAGAAACTCTTTCCCTCGTGGAGAACATGAAAAACCAGCTAAGGGACGGCAAAGAGTCAGAAATTCAGGCCGAACAATTGGCCAGTGAAACTCTGGTGCAACTTGGAACTGCTAAATCAACGGTAGAGGCTCTCAGGTCAGATGGTATGAAAGCCATTGAAGCATACAACTCCATTGCTTCAGAATTAGACCAGTCAAGAGCACGAGTAAACTTGTTAGAAGGGCTTGTTAGCAAACTTGAAGCAGACCAGAATAATGCTGGTAGAAACCCTTCTCAAAATTTTGTGGGTGTTCATGATCCAAAacaagaaatagaagaaaaccGAAAGACCCTGGAATCAAAGCATCTTGAAGATGAGATTCATACTTTGAAGTCAGAGGTTGAACGGTTATGGTGTGCTCTAGAAATTAGTGAGTCCaacttccttgaagaacaaatCCAGAGCACAGTGCAGATAAAAAGTGCTTATGAGCTGGTGGAGCAGATAAAATCTGGGATAGGCCTAAGAATGGCTGAACTGGAAGCCGGgctgaataaaacaaaatctgACATTGAAGAGTTGAAAGCAAACCAAATAGATAAGGAAACTGAATTGCAGGGAATTTCCGAGGAGAATGAGGACCTACGTATGAAACTCAAGAAAACCATATCGGGCCAAGGAGAATCTGAACTGGACAATGACTTTACGAAACTTAAGAAAGCTGTGTTAGATTTGAAGGCAAATTTAATGGATAAGGAGACACAACTACAGAATTTTTCTGAGGAGAATGAGATGCTGAAGCTGGAAATTAGCAAATGGGAAACGGACATGCATAAAGTGAATACTGAGGTGGATTCTGAAGTAGCTGCAGCTAGGGCTGCAGAGGAAGAGGCTCTCACGAAGCTTGGGCTTGCGATGGAGGAGGCAGATAAGAGTAACAGGAGGACTGCAAGAGTAACTGAGGAGCTTGAGGCAGCACAGGCAGCAAATTCTGAAGCGGAGGCAGAGTTGAGAAGGCTAAAAGTGCAGTCTGATCAATGGAGGAAGGCTGCAGAGGCAGCTGCTGCTCTGCTCTCAGGAGCAAACAATGGGACATTTGGCTCATTTGACAGCAACTATAACCATGTCACTGGAAAAATAAGCCCACCGTTGTCTGaatatattgatgatgatctgctgaagaagaagaatggaaACATGCTTAAGAAAATCGGAGTGCTGTGGAAGAAACCACAGAAATAG
- the LOC123225180 gene encoding interactor of constitutive active ROPs 3-like isoform X1 yields the protein MVTVFRSSRGDEASKISVFYIELREKKGTSKRSGSSGVPLKVSSQAAQKLNTSALESKSASSSNQTCRTAKERSPKVVERRTPRSPVTERKRPSRISELESQISQLQEDLKKAKDQLSSSESCKNQAQQDAEDSKRQLLAVSSKLDEFQKQLLELSASEGARLSELQKISQEQDQSWQSELEGVQKQHLIDSDALTSVLNEIQHLKAQLEMVAESEDAQTKHSESAHVELQSLKGNLIETLSLVENMKNQLRDGKESEIQAEQLASETLVQLGTAKSTVEALRSDGMKAIEAYNSIASELDQSRARVNLLEGLVSKLEADQNNAGRNPSQNFVGVHDPKQEIEENRKTLESKHLEDEIHTLKSEVERLWCALEISESNFLEEQIQSTVQIKSAYELVEQIKSGIGLRMAELEAGLNKTKSDIEELKANQIDKETELQGISEENEDLRMKLKKTISGQGESELDNDFTKLKKAVLDLKANLMDKETQLQNFSEENEMLKLEISKWETDMHKVNTEVDSEVAAARAAEEEALTKLGLAMEEADKSNRRTARVTEELEAAQAANSEAEAELRRLKVQSDQWRKAAEAAAALLSGANNGTFGSFDSNYNHVTGKISPPLSEYIDDDLLKKKNGNMLKKIGVLWKKPQK from the exons ATGGTTACCGTCTTTCGGAGCTCTAGAGGTGACGAAGCTTCAAAAATCTCTGTCTTTTACATAGAATTGCGGGAAAAAAAAGGAACATCTAAAAG AAGTggctcttcaggagtcccacTGAAGGTCTCTTCTCAAGCTGCTCAGAAACTGAATACAAGTGCATTAGAGTCTAAGTCTGCATCttcatcaaatcaaacttgTAGGACGGCAAAAGAGAGAAGCCCGAAGGTTGTTGAACGCAGGACACCTAGAAGCCCAGTGACTGAG AGGAAGCGACCAAGCAGAATATCTGAATTGGAATCTCAGATTTCTCAACTTCAGGAGGATTTGAAGAAGGCAAAGGATCAGTTGAGTTCATCCGAGTCTTGCAAGAATCAAGCACAGCAAGATGCAGAGGATTCCAAGAGGCAATTGTTGGCTGTGTCTTCAAAGCTAGATGAATTCCAGAAGCAGCTTCTAGAGCTATCTGCATCTGAGGGAGCTCGCCTTAGTGAGCTTCAGAAGATATCACAAGAGCAGGATCAATCATGGCAGTCTGAGCTTGAGGGTGTGCAGAAGCAGCACTTGATCGACTCAGATGCCTTGACATCTGTCTTGAATGAGATTCAACATCTTAAGGCTCAGCTTGAAATGGTAGCTGAATCTGAGGATGCACAGACCAAACACTCAGAATCTGCACATGTGGAGCTTCAAAGCTTGAAAGGAAATCTGATAGAAACTCTTTCCCTCGTGGAGAACATGAAAAACCAGCTAAGGGACGGCAAAGAGTCAGAAATTCAGGCCGAACAATTGGCCAGTGAAACTCTGGTGCAACTTGGAACTGCTAAATCAACGGTAGAGGCTCTCAGGTCAGATGGTATGAAAGCCATTGAAGCATACAACTCCATTGCTTCAGAATTAGACCAGTCAAGAGCACGAGTAAACTTGTTAGAAGGGCTTGTTAGCAAACTTGAAGCAGACCAGAATAATGCTGGTAGAAACCCTTCTCAAAATTTTGTGGGTGTTCATGATCCAAAacaagaaatagaagaaaaccGAAAGACCCTGGAATCAAAGCATCTTGAAGATGAGATTCATACTTTGAAGTCAGAGGTTGAACGGTTATGGTGTGCTCTAGAAATTAGTGAGTCCaacttccttgaagaacaaatCCAGAGCACAGTGCAGATAAAAAGTGCTTATGAGCTGGTGGAGCAGATAAAATCTGGGATAGGCCTAAGAATGGCTGAACTGGAAGCCGGgctgaataaaacaaaatctgACATTGAAGAGTTGAAAGCAAACCAAATAGATAAGGAAACTGAATTGCAGGGAATTTCCGAGGAGAATGAGGACCTACGTATGAAACTCAAGAAAACCATATCGGGCCAAGGAGAATCTGAACTGGACAATGACTTTACGAAACTTAAGAAAGCTGTGTTAGATTTGAAGGCAAATTTAATGGATAAGGAGACACAACTACAGAATTTTTCTGAGGAGAATGAGATGCTGAAGCTGGAAATTAGCAAATGGGAAACGGACATGCATAAAGTGAATACTGAGGTGGATTCTGAAGTAGCTGCAGCTAGGGCTGCAGAGGAAGAGGCTCTCACGAAGCTTGGGCTTGCGATGGAGGAGGCAGATAAGAGTAACAGGAGGACTGCAAGAGTAACTGAGGAGCTTGAGGCAGCACAGGCAGCAAATTCTGAAGCGGAGGCAGAGTTGAGAAGGCTAAAAGTGCAGTCTGATCAATGGAGGAAGGCTGCAGAGGCAGCTGCTGCTCTGCTCTCAGGAGCAAACAATGGGACATTTGGCTCATTTGACAGCAACTATAACCATGTCACTGGAAAAATAAGCCCACCGTTGTCTGaatatattgatgatgatctgctgaagaagaagaatggaaACATGCTTAAGAAAATCGGAGTGCTGTGGAAGAAACCACAGAAATAG
- the LOC123225967 gene encoding tetraspanin-3-like → MRASNHLIGLLNFLTFLLSLPILGGGIWLSSRANTTDCLRFLQWPLIIIGVAIMVVSLAGFAGACYRNTFLMWLYLFVMFFIIAALIGFIIFAYAVTDKGSGRVLLNRNYLDYYLEDYSGWLEKRVASDSYWGKISSCIRDSKVCSKMGRTVGGAPETADMFYLRKLSPVESGCCKPPTECGYVYVNETLWNPGGGLVGTNPDCTLWSNDQEQLCYQCNSCKAGVLASLKKSWRKVSVINIVVMIILVIFYVIAYAAFRNNRRIDNEEPFGEARMTKAQPSRIQL, encoded by the exons ATGAGAGCCAGCAACCATTTGATTGGTTTACTCAACTTCTTAACCTTTCTGCTATCGTTACCCATCTTAGGGGGCGGAATATGGCTGAGCAGCCGCGCCAACACCACCGACTGTCTCAGGTTTCTACAGTGGCCGTTGATCATCATTGGCGTGGCCATCATGGTCGTTTCTTTGGCCGGTTTTGCTGGCGCCTGTTACCGTAACACCTTCCTCATGTGGCTTTATCTCTTTGTCATGTTCTTCATCATCGCAGCTCTTATTGGCTTTATAATCTTTGCTTATGCTGTCACTGATAAAGGGTCGGGTCGGGTCCTCCTGAACCGGAATTACTTAGATTATTATTTGGAGGATTATTCTGGGTGGCTTGAGAAACGAGTGGCCAGTGATAGCTACTGGGGGAAGATTAGTTCTTGTATTAGAGACTCTAAGGTTTGTAGCAAGATGGGGAGAACTGTTGGTGGAGCTCCTGAAACTGCTGATATGTTTTACTTGAGGAAGCTTAGCCCTGTTGAG TCTGGCTGCTGCAAGCCCCCAACAGAGTGTGGCTATGTGTATGTGAATGAGACATTATGGAACCCTGGAGGAGGGTTGGTGGGGACAAATCCGGACTGCACTTTGTGGAGCAATGATCAAGAGCAGCTGTGCTATCAGTGCAACTCTTGCAAAGCCGGTGTGCTGGCCAGCCTCAAGAAGAGCTGGAGGAAGGTCTCGGTGATCAACATCGTTGTGATGATAATCCTAGTGATCTTTTATGTGATTGCCTATGCAGCTTTTAGGAACAATCGTCGGATTGATAACGAAGAACCCTTCGGCGAAGCCAGAATGACTAAGGCACAACCCAGTAGGATCCAGCTTTAA
- the LOC123225966 gene encoding phosphatidylinositol transfer protein 1-like isoform X1: MVMKALKSWRTGLLKMIYMEEVNSHLKFISYKAKHLLGLQLLHQQMLLSCKKKPGMHTQDVKQVLYSSAAFSSYSYVSSRNCFDMSFYVVYNGTPCTTVIKCPYFTKFSLTIETIHKSDSGQSENVHNLSEEQLAARQVEVLDIASTARDYWSYAIGSNSTDFSTFKSKRTGRGPLLEGWQDRCNPVMTAYKLVTIDAPYWGFGYRLEQALLAGERALFLESHRNCFGWIDEWFGMTMPQIRQLERQSDSSLNQRIGKTTSKTTPEDFEQRFSCDEEIYSKSQEITDTRGL; the protein is encoded by the exons ATGGTGATGAAGGCGTTGAAGTCTTGGAGAACAGGCCTTTTGAAAATGATCTATATGGAAGAGGTCAATTCACATCTAAAGTTTATCAGTTACAAAG CAAAGCACCTGCTTGGCTTACAACTTTTGCACCAACAGATGCTCTTGTCATGCAAGAAGAAGCCTGGAATGCATACCCAAGATGTAAAACAGGTATTATATTCTAGTGCcgctttttcttcttattcatATGTTTCTTCTAGAAATTGTTTTGACATGTCTTTTTATGTTGTCTACAATGGGACACCATGTACCACAGTTATCAAG TGTCCATATTTTACGAAGTTCAGTCTCACCATTGAAACCATTCATAAATCTGATAGTGGGCAATCAGAAAAT GTGCATAACTTAAGTGAGGAACAACTGGCTGCCAGACAAGTAGAAGTTCTTGACATAGCTTCAACTGCAAGGGATTATTGGAGTTATGCTATTGGAAGTAATAGTACAGACTTCTCTACATTTAAATCAAAGAGAACTGGACGTGGTCCACTTTTGGAGGGCTGGCAG GATAGGTGCAATCCTGTTATGACAGCATATAAATTGGTGACTATAGATGCACCATACTGGGGATTTGGTTATCGACTTGAACAAGCTTTGTTGGCG GGTGAAAGGGCTCTTTTTCTAGAAAGTCATCGGAATTGTTTTGGCTGGATCGATGAATGGTTTGGCATGACAATGCCACAAATACGTCAACTTGAAAGACAAAGTGATTCCTCATTAAATCAG AGAATTGGCAAAACGACTTCGAAAACAACTCCAGAAGATTTTGAGCAAAGATTTTCCTGTGATGAAGAAATTTATAGCAAGAGCCAAGAGATCACTG ACACCAGAGGACTGTAA
- the LOC123225966 gene encoding phosphatidylinositol transfer protein 1-like isoform X3 — protein MPVSLEEYQIAQAYMVMKMQQQNSNGDEGVEVLENRPFENDLYGRGQFTSKVYQLQSKAPAWLTTFAPTDALVMQEEAWNAYPRCKTVIKCPYFTKFSLTIETIHKSDSGQSENVHNLSEEQLAARQVEVLDIASTARDYWSYAIGSNSTDFSTFKSKRTGRGPLLEGWQDRCNPVMTAYKLVTIDAPYWGFGYRLEQALLAGERALFLESHRNCFGWIDEWFGMTMPQIRQLERQSDSSLNQRIGKTTSKTTPEDFEQRFSCDEEIYSKSQEITDTRGL, from the exons ATGCCCGTGTCGTTAGAAGAG TATCAGATAGCTCAGGCGTACATGGTCATGAAGATGCAGCAGCAAAATTCAAATGGTGATGAAGGCGTTGAAGTCTTGGAGAACAGGCCTTTTGAAAATGATCTATATGGAAGAGGTCAATTCACATCTAAAGTTTATCAGTTACAAAG CAAAGCACCTGCTTGGCTTACAACTTTTGCACCAACAGATGCTCTTGTCATGCAAGAAGAAGCCTGGAATGCATACCCAAGATGTAAAACAG TTATCAAG TGTCCATATTTTACGAAGTTCAGTCTCACCATTGAAACCATTCATAAATCTGATAGTGGGCAATCAGAAAAT GTGCATAACTTAAGTGAGGAACAACTGGCTGCCAGACAAGTAGAAGTTCTTGACATAGCTTCAACTGCAAGGGATTATTGGAGTTATGCTATTGGAAGTAATAGTACAGACTTCTCTACATTTAAATCAAAGAGAACTGGACGTGGTCCACTTTTGGAGGGCTGGCAG GATAGGTGCAATCCTGTTATGACAGCATATAAATTGGTGACTATAGATGCACCATACTGGGGATTTGGTTATCGACTTGAACAAGCTTTGTTGGCG GGTGAAAGGGCTCTTTTTCTAGAAAGTCATCGGAATTGTTTTGGCTGGATCGATGAATGGTTTGGCATGACAATGCCACAAATACGTCAACTTGAAAGACAAAGTGATTCCTCATTAAATCAG AGAATTGGCAAAACGACTTCGAAAACAACTCCAGAAGATTTTGAGCAAAGATTTTCCTGTGATGAAGAAATTTATAGCAAGAGCCAAGAGATCACTG ACACCAGAGGACTGTAA
- the LOC123225966 gene encoding phosphatidylinositol transfer protein 1-like isoform X2, which translates to MVQIMEFRIVMPVSLEEYQIAQAYMVMKMQQQNSNGDEGVEVLENRPFENDLYGRGQFTSKVYQLQSKAPAWLTTFAPTDALVMQEEAWNAYPRCKTVIKCPYFTKFSLTIETIHKSDSGQSENVHNLSEEQLAARQVEVLDIASTARDYWSYAIGSNSTDFSTFKSKRTGRGPLLEGWQDRCNPVMTAYKLVTIDAPYWGFGYRLEQALLAGERALFLESHRNCFGWIDEWFGMTMPQIRQLERQSDSSLNQRIGKTTSKTTPEDFEQRFSCDEEIYSKSQEITDTRGL; encoded by the exons ATGGTTCAAATTATGGAATT TCGAATTGTAATGCCCGTGTCGTTAGAAGAG TATCAGATAGCTCAGGCGTACATGGTCATGAAGATGCAGCAGCAAAATTCAAATGGTGATGAAGGCGTTGAAGTCTTGGAGAACAGGCCTTTTGAAAATGATCTATATGGAAGAGGTCAATTCACATCTAAAGTTTATCAGTTACAAAG CAAAGCACCTGCTTGGCTTACAACTTTTGCACCAACAGATGCTCTTGTCATGCAAGAAGAAGCCTGGAATGCATACCCAAGATGTAAAACAG TTATCAAG TGTCCATATTTTACGAAGTTCAGTCTCACCATTGAAACCATTCATAAATCTGATAGTGGGCAATCAGAAAAT GTGCATAACTTAAGTGAGGAACAACTGGCTGCCAGACAAGTAGAAGTTCTTGACATAGCTTCAACTGCAAGGGATTATTGGAGTTATGCTATTGGAAGTAATAGTACAGACTTCTCTACATTTAAATCAAAGAGAACTGGACGTGGTCCACTTTTGGAGGGCTGGCAG GATAGGTGCAATCCTGTTATGACAGCATATAAATTGGTGACTATAGATGCACCATACTGGGGATTTGGTTATCGACTTGAACAAGCTTTGTTGGCG GGTGAAAGGGCTCTTTTTCTAGAAAGTCATCGGAATTGTTTTGGCTGGATCGATGAATGGTTTGGCATGACAATGCCACAAATACGTCAACTTGAAAGACAAAGTGATTCCTCATTAAATCAG AGAATTGGCAAAACGACTTCGAAAACAACTCCAGAAGATTTTGAGCAAAGATTTTCCTGTGATGAAGAAATTTATAGCAAGAGCCAAGAGATCACTG ACACCAGAGGACTGTAA
- the LOC123226169 gene encoding LOB domain-containing protein 1-like, giving the protein MEAIDSATNSSAGSSSPPSSSPSSSPPAQNNPPVVLTPCAACKILRRRCADKCVLAPYFPPTEPTKFTIAHRVFGASNIIKFLQELPESQRADAVSSMVYEASARIRDPVYGCAGAICQLQKQVNELQAQLAKAQAELVNMQCQQTNLVALLCMEMAKSEPQPNSPQSVDNFITSPESSQANPFFLDDNLGALWEPLWT; this is encoded by the exons atGGAGGCCATTGACAGTGCAACAAATTCAAGTGCTGGTTCATCTTCTCCTCCATCATCTtcaccttcttcttctcctcctgCTCAAAATAACCCACCTGTAGTTCTTACCCCTTGTGCTGCATGCAAAATTCTTAGGCGAAGATGTGCTGATAAATGTGTCTTAGCACCTTATTTTCCCCCTACTGAACCCACAAAGTTTACCATTGCTCACCGAGTCTTTGGCGCCAGCAATATCATCAAGTTTCTGCAG GAGCTTCCTGAGTCTCAAAGGGCGGACGCCGTGAGCAGCATGGTTTACGAAGCGAGTGCTAGAATTCGGGATCCCGTTTACGGCTGCGCGGGGGCGATTTGTCAGCTGCAAAAACAAGTTAACGAGCTGCAGGCACAATTAGCGAAAGCACAAGCTGAACTTGTCAACATGCAATGTCAACAAACGAATCTTGTAGCTTTGCTCTGCATGGAAATGGCGAAATCTGAACCACAACCCAATTCCCCACAGTCAGTCGACAATTTCATCACCAGCCCAGAAAGCTCTCAGGCCAATCCATTCTTCCTCGACGACAACTTGGGAGCACTGTGGGAGCCTCTCTGGACATAA